The segment GGTATCGTCGGTGCAGTGCCTAGCGTCGCGATTCGTGGTTTCCCGCCGGTGGTGCGCTTCACCGGCCTGTCGTTCTCCTACAATGTTGCCTACGCCATCTTCGGCGGCTTCACCCCTATCATGGTGGCGGCAATGATGAAGAGCTCACCGATGTCGCCAGTCTGGTATGTAGGGGCATTGTCGGTGATGGGTGTCATGCTGGGACTGTGGCTGGCGATCAGTCCGCGTGGACGTGAACTGATGAGCCTGTCTCGCTAAGCGGTTTGCTCGGATTGGCTGTTCATATCCAACGGCCATCTGCCTGAAAACGCGCATCACCTTCACGGGTGGTGCGCGTTTTCGTTTGGGGTGGTGGGCGGGCGACGCTAGGATAGGCATGGCTAGACTCGAAAGGTTTGCCCGCGGCCACGATGGCCCGATTGTCTCCGTCAGCAGGATGCCCGCATGTTTACCGTTCTCCACGCCAATCACCTTGAAGACCTGCGCGATCTGGCGCTCAAGGTCATCAAGGCCGCTCCTCAGCCACCGCTGGTGCCGGAAACCTTTCTGGTCCAGTCCAACGGCATGGCCCAGTGGCTCAGATTATCGCTGGCCGAGGCCGATGGCATCGCAGCCTCAGTGGATTTTCCACTGCCGTCGAGTTTTGTCTGGCGTGCCTACCGCGGCGTGCTCGGGGATGATATTCCGGAGCTATCGCCTTTCGATAAGGGGCCATTGGCCTGGCGGTTACTGAGGTTATTGCCCGGGTTGCTGGCGGATGAGGCGCAGGCGGAATGCTATGCACCGCTCAGAGACTATCTATGTCGTGATGAGCGCGGCCAGTTGATCATCGCGACAGGCGAGGACATGTTGCCGACCCTGCCGGAAGGTGCGGAGGCGGAACGCCAGCAATGGCAGCTGGCGTGTCAGCTTGCAGATCTCTTCGATCAATACCTCAACTATCGCCCTGAATGGGTGCGTAGTTGGGAGAGCGGGCTGGAAGACGACGGCTTCCGTGATGCCTTTGCTCGGCAGCAGATTGCCGGTGAGCTGCCCGCCAATCTGCTGCCAGATAATCTACCGGCGAGTCAGCACTGGCAGCCGGCACTGTGGCGAGCGGTACTTGCCGATGCGCCAGCCAGCAGTCGCCAGCATCACCGTGCCTCCTTGCATGGCCGCTTTGTCGAGGTCGCTCGGGCGTTGGAAACATTGCCTTCGACGCGTCGTCATCCACTACCGCCCCGGCTATTCGTGTTCGGTATCTCTGCACTGCCGGGCCAGACGCTGGATGCACTGCATTCCCTGTCCGGGGTGATGGACATCTACCTGATGATCACCAATCCCTGTCGGCATTATTGGGGCGATATCATCTCTGATCGTGAAGCCGTGCGGCGTAGTCTGCGGGCTGACGCCGAGCGAGTGGCTCAGCAGCGTGCGCGTCATTCCGAGGCACCGGCGCTGATAGGCCTGGCTGAAGAAGAGCTTCACCTAAAGGCCAATCCTTTATTGGCAGGGCTTGGCGCACAGGGCCGCGACTTCATCGTCAGCCTGTACGAATTCGAAAGTGCGTTGTCGGGACGCGATAGCGGCTTCGATCTCGAGCTGGATGTTTTCGTGCCGCGTATCAGCGAGGACATGCCGCCAGAGCAGGCGCCGTTGCTGCACCAGATTCAGGACGAGATTCTCGAGCTGGTGCATCCCGGTGAACGGGCGCTGGCGGAGGGCGGGTCGCGCCTGCTCGACAGTGATGATGACTCCATCAGTCTGGTCAGCGCTCACTCGGCGCTCCGCGAGGTCGAGATTCTGCATGACCGCCTGCTGGCGGCCTTTGAGCGAGCGCGTGAGGCACAGCAGCGTGGAGAGGGTGAGCTATTGCGCCCACGTGACATCCTGGTGATGGTGCCGGATATCGATAAGTACGCACCCTATATCGAGGCGGTATTCGGCCAGCTGGCACCGGGCAATCCGCGTCATATACCCTTCACGATTGCCGACCGCGTCGCCAGTCAGGCCAATCCGTTACTCGGTTTGGTATTGATGCTGTTGGAGCTACCCGAGCGCCGTCTTGGTGTCAGTGAGGTGTTGGATGCTCTCGATGTCGCTGCCTTCCGTCGCCGTTTTGACATCGAAGAAGGCGAGCTTGAGCGTCTGCGTCGTTGGCTGGCGGACAGTGGTGTGCGCTGGGGGCTTTCCGGTGAGCACCGTGAGCGTCTCGGCTTCATGCCTCTGGATGAGAATAGTTGGCGCTTCGGCTTGGAGCGCATGCTGCTGGGCTATGCCACCGGTAGCGTGGCAGGTGCGGGGCAGGAGGGTCGTTTCCTGCAGGACGAGCATCACGATGGCGCGCTGATGGATATGCAGGGATTGAGCTTCGATGGCGTGGTGCCTTTCGATGAAGTGGCGGGGCTTGAGGCCGAACTGGCCGGGAAACTGGCTGAACTGGTTGAGCGTCTGGACAGCTGGCGTCAGCTGCTTGATACCACGCGTACGCCGTCGGATTGGGCCACCACGCTTCAGCAGTTATGGGACGAGAGTCTGAGCGCTGACAGCGCCGAAGAGTTCGATATTCTTGCGCGCTTGCAGGCCGCGTTGTCTCGCCTCGACAAGGGATGGCAGCAAGCCGGATACGATGCACCGCTTTCGCTCAAGGTCGTGCGTGAGGCGCTGCGCGGTGAGTTGGATAACGGCGGTCTGGCGCAGCGATTCCTGGCGGGGCGCGTCAACTTTGCCACCTTGATGCCGATGCGCGCGATCCCCTTCCGCGAAGTACATCTGTTGGGCATGAACGATGGCGACTATCCGCGCGTGCGCATGCCGCAGGACTTCGACCTGATGGCCAGCCGCCCGCAGCCGGGTGATCGCTCGCGGCGTGATGATGACCGTTATCTGTTCCTCGAGGCACTGCTATCAGCGCGTGATCGGTTGTCGGTGTCGTGGGTCGGACGTGACCAGCGCGACAATGGCGAACGTCCACCTTCAGTGCTGGTCGGTGAACTGCTCGACTATATCGAGCTGGGCTGGACGCCGGAGAATGCCACTCAGGATATCTCGCGTGAAGAAGCGCTGCGTCTGCGCCTGATTACCGAGCACCCACTGCAGCCCTTCTCGCGACGCTATTTTTTCAACACCACTGACAGCGCAGCCAGCCAGAGTCACGGCGGTGCAGGCGCGGCTAGCTTATCTACCTATGAATCCAGCTGGGCGAGTCTGCATGCCGCGTCGACTCCAGCGTCGTCAGAGGCATCAGCTGCATCAGCGACAGGTACGCCATCCGAGGCGGTATCTGCAGTCCCATCGGCCTTGGCCCAGCTTGCTGAACAGGCGGCTGATCAACATGTGAAACTCGGCGCTGATGCACTGACGCGCTTTTTGCGTCGTCCCTGGCAGTTGGGGCTTGATCGTCTTGGTGTGCGCTTTCGCGATGCCGAAGTACCGGACGAAGATAACGAACCCTTCAGCCCTGATGGTCTGGAAAACTTCACTCTGACGCGTGAGCTACTTGACGCAGCGCTCGCCGGTCAATCATTGCCGCTGGCCGCTGAGCGGTTGCGTCGAGCGGGCCGCCTCCCGGCGCTGGGCTTTGCGGATGCACTGATCGAACCGCGCCTCAAGCGACTGGAGCAGCAACTGGCCAGCTGGCGGGATCAGCTTGGTGATGCCACCTCGCTGCCACCGCGTACGCTCGAGGTGCCGCTGGTGATTCACGATGCTGCCGGCGAGGGCCAGCGCGTGACACTGACGACTCGTCTCACGAGTCGCTATCAGATGGCAGACGATGGCGAGGGCGAAAGCCGCCTGCTGGCAACCTTGGAGGCCACGCACTTTGGCACGCTAAAAGAAGGCTCCAAGGGACGTTACAAGCGTCTGGGCAAGCCGCATCGTCTGCTCTCCGGCTATCTCGATTGGCTGATGGCCAATGCGCGTCCCGGTCTCGGTGATACGGTGGACAAGGGCACTGCGCCACGCAATGGCGGCTATCAATGGCTGGCGCTCTTCGAGGACCGCTGGCTGTTGTTCCCCACGTTACGTATCGAGCAGGCAGAAGACGCATTGCGCCATCTGGTTGGTGGCTATGCCCAGGGCTGGCAGGCCCCTCTGGCCGCTGCACTGGAACTGGCCGTGACCGCATGGCAGGTATTGGACGGCGATGATCGTAGCGCAATATTAGCCAGTCTTCAGGCGGGTACTGGCCTTGATGAAGCGGTAACGCGTCTCGAGAAGCCATGGCTCGACAACACGCTATGGCGTGCAATGGAGACACGTTTCATGGAAGACATCTTCAAAGGGCCGCCGGCGCTGCGCCGTCAGGAAGGTGCGCTGGGAGAACTCTGGCCAGTCTTCAGCGACTTCGCGACTGACGATGGGCTGGCCCGGAGCCTGCGCCTTTACCAGCCACTGATCGAGGCCATGCTCTCGGCACGTCAAGGTGTGCTCGGTGAACGCGCGGTGGAGCTGTCCGCAGCACAAGGAGAGCAGCCATGAGCGAGTCAAACGTCATGAATGAGTCCTTCGAACGTGATGCCAGTAACGTGGAAGGCATTCAATCCATGCAGGGTCAGTCCCTCGATATTCCCACCTTGCCGCTGGTCGGTCAGCACCTTATCGAGGCCAGTGCCGGCACTGGCAAGACGTTCACGCTTGCCGCGCTCTATGTGCGCTTGGTGCTCGGGCCGTTGCCCGGTCAGGCCGCGGGCATCAGTTATCCTCGTGCGCTGACGCCGCCTGACATCCTGGTGGTCACCTTCACTGAAGCCGCGACCGCTGAGCTACGCGACCGCATTCGTGCGCGGCTAAAGCAAGCCCGTGAAGTGCTGCTGGGCCGAGCGAGCGCTGATCCCATCCTTGCACAGCTACTGGCGCCGCTGACGGATCTTTCTCATGTCAGTGAAGAAGAGGTGCCTCGTCTGCAGGCGGGGGCCGCACGCCGACTCGATCAGGCGGCGCGCCTGATGGATGAGGCTGCCATCTTCACCATTCACGGTTTCTGCCAGCGCATGCTCAGCCGGCATGCCTTCGATGCGGGTGGGCGCTTCGGTGCTGAGCTCCTGCAGGATGGTCAGTCGCTGTTGGCGCGTTGTGTCGAGGACTATTGGCGCTGTGAGTTCTATCCGTTGGCACGTGAGTGGCAGGCATTGATTCGCGGTCGTTGGGCCGGGCCGGAAGCATTGGGCGAGGAAGTACGCGGACTGTTGCGTGATGGAAGTCCACGCCCACTCTATCGGGATGGTGAACGGCTGGAAGCCCCCGAGGCATTGACCGACTTGTTGGGCAGTGCTGAAGAGTGGCGCCAGCAGCAACAGGCGGCACGCCGCGGGGTCGAAGACAGCTTTGATGAGCAGAGTATTCGCGATGTGATGCAGGTGGCCTTTGCGAGCAAGGCGCTCAACGGCAATAGCTACAAGGCCGCAGAGCTTGAAGAGCGCATTGACGCGACCAGCAGCTGGCTGGCCAGTGGTGAGCAGGATTTTCACGCCGATATGCTCGACAGCAAGAAGCTCTGCTGGCTGAGCCAAGCCAAGCTCGAGAAGGCCACCAAGAAGAGCTGCCAGACACCGCGTCACGACTTCTTTGCCGCGCTGGATGTACTGACCGAAGTGCCGGAACCAGACGCCGTGCTGCTGGATCAGGTCGCCGTGCATGCACGTGATCGAGTGGCGGAATCACTGGTGCGCGAGAAACGACGGCTGGGGTTGTGGGAATTCTCGGACCTGCTCAATGATCTCGATCATGCGCTGGACCCCGTGCTCAATGGTGCTGCCAGTCAGCGACTGGCTAGCCAGATTCGCCATGAGCTGCCGGTCGCGCTGATCGACGAATTCCAGGACACCGATCCCGTGCAGTACCGCATTTTCCGGCGCATCTATCCGTTGGCAGGGCATGAGGCCTCTATGGCTGCTGATGATGATGAAGCCCCCAGCACGTTGATGATGATCGGTGATCCCAAACAGGCCATCTATGCCTTTCGTGGTGCCGACATTGATACCTACCTGGCCGCGCGCAGAGTCACGCCCTCGCGCTTCACGCTACCGCGCAACTTTCGTTCCAGTGCGGCAATGGTGGCGGCGGTCAATGGGTTGTTTGCACACCACGATGCCCCTTTCGGCAGCGAGAATATTCCCTTCCAACCGGTAGCGGCGCAAGGCACCAGCACGCGACTGGTGATGCGTCATCCCGATGGGCATGAAGCATCAGCCCGTGCGCTCACGCTATGGTGGGCGCAGGGGGAGCGGCTCAGCGCCGAGGACCACCGCCGCGAGATGAGTCGTGCCTGCCGCGCCCAGATTCAGGCCTTGCTGGAAGGTGCTTCATGTCTTGCACGCGGTGAGCCGGGGTTGGTGTTCATCGACAAGAAAAAGGCAGGCAGCGAAGGAGCGCTAGCGGATAGCGACCCCAGAACTGTCGCTGCCCGTGACATTGCAGTGCTGGTACGTAACGGCCGTGAAGCGACGGCGATTCGTGGCGCCTTGGCTGAAGGCGGTATCCGCAGCGTCTATCTGAGTGAGAAAAGCTCGGTGTTTGATACGCCGGAAGCCTTCGAGTTGCTGCAGTTGTTCGAGGCCGTGTCGCACCCGCGTGATGATCGTCGCCTACGTGCGGCATTGGCGACGCGCCTGCTGGCAGATGACCTGTCACTGGTTGAGCATCTTGCCGTCGATGAATTGGCCTGGGAACGCGAAGTCGAGCGTTTCGATGGCTATCATCGCGACTGGCAGCGGCGCGGGGTGCTGCCGATGTTGCGTGGCGTGATGCGTGATTTTCGAGTCGGCGAGCGACTTGCCGCACGAGCGGGCGGGGAGCGCGCACTGACCGATGTGCTGCATCTGGGCGAGCTGGCGCAGAATGCCGCCCAGCGTCTCGATGGTGAACAGGCGCTGCTGCGCTGGTGGCATCAGGCGCTGGAATCCGGTCACGAGGCGCTCGATAGCGATAGCCTCAGTCAGCGCCTGGAAAGTGACGAAGGACTGGTGCGTGTCGTCACCATCCACAAGTCGAAAGGACTTGAGTATCCGATCGTGATGTTGCCGTTCATGGCCAGTTTCCGTGCGGCCGAACCCGAC is part of the Cobetia sp. L2A1 genome and harbors:
- the recC gene encoding exodeoxyribonuclease V subunit gamma, with the translated sequence MFTVLHANHLEDLRDLALKVIKAAPQPPLVPETFLVQSNGMAQWLRLSLAEADGIAASVDFPLPSSFVWRAYRGVLGDDIPELSPFDKGPLAWRLLRLLPGLLADEAQAECYAPLRDYLCRDERGQLIIATGEDMLPTLPEGAEAERQQWQLACQLADLFDQYLNYRPEWVRSWESGLEDDGFRDAFARQQIAGELPANLLPDNLPASQHWQPALWRAVLADAPASSRQHHRASLHGRFVEVARALETLPSTRRHPLPPRLFVFGISALPGQTLDALHSLSGVMDIYLMITNPCRHYWGDIISDREAVRRSLRADAERVAQQRARHSEAPALIGLAEEELHLKANPLLAGLGAQGRDFIVSLYEFESALSGRDSGFDLELDVFVPRISEDMPPEQAPLLHQIQDEILELVHPGERALAEGGSRLLDSDDDSISLVSAHSALREVEILHDRLLAAFERAREAQQRGEGELLRPRDILVMVPDIDKYAPYIEAVFGQLAPGNPRHIPFTIADRVASQANPLLGLVLMLLELPERRLGVSEVLDALDVAAFRRRFDIEEGELERLRRWLADSGVRWGLSGEHRERLGFMPLDENSWRFGLERMLLGYATGSVAGAGQEGRFLQDEHHDGALMDMQGLSFDGVVPFDEVAGLEAELAGKLAELVERLDSWRQLLDTTRTPSDWATTLQQLWDESLSADSAEEFDILARLQAALSRLDKGWQQAGYDAPLSLKVVREALRGELDNGGLAQRFLAGRVNFATLMPMRAIPFREVHLLGMNDGDYPRVRMPQDFDLMASRPQPGDRSRRDDDRYLFLEALLSARDRLSVSWVGRDQRDNGERPPSVLVGELLDYIELGWTPENATQDISREEALRLRLITEHPLQPFSRRYFFNTTDSAASQSHGGAGAASLSTYESSWASLHAASTPASSEASAASATGTPSEAVSAVPSALAQLAEQAADQHVKLGADALTRFLRRPWQLGLDRLGVRFRDAEVPDEDNEPFSPDGLENFTLTRELLDAALAGQSLPLAAERLRRAGRLPALGFADALIEPRLKRLEQQLASWRDQLGDATSLPPRTLEVPLVIHDAAGEGQRVTLTTRLTSRYQMADDGEGESRLLATLEATHFGTLKEGSKGRYKRLGKPHRLLSGYLDWLMANARPGLGDTVDKGTAPRNGGYQWLALFEDRWLLFPTLRIEQAEDALRHLVGGYAQGWQAPLAAALELAVTAWQVLDGDDRSAILASLQAGTGLDEAVTRLEKPWLDNTLWRAMETRFMEDIFKGPPALRRQEGALGELWPVFSDFATDDGLARSLRLYQPLIEAMLSARQGVLGERAVELSAAQGEQP
- the recB gene encoding exodeoxyribonuclease V subunit beta, whose translation is MSESNVMNESFERDASNVEGIQSMQGQSLDIPTLPLVGQHLIEASAGTGKTFTLAALYVRLVLGPLPGQAAGISYPRALTPPDILVVTFTEAATAELRDRIRARLKQAREVLLGRASADPILAQLLAPLTDLSHVSEEEVPRLQAGAARRLDQAARLMDEAAIFTIHGFCQRMLSRHAFDAGGRFGAELLQDGQSLLARCVEDYWRCEFYPLAREWQALIRGRWAGPEALGEEVRGLLRDGSPRPLYRDGERLEAPEALTDLLGSAEEWRQQQQAARRGVEDSFDEQSIRDVMQVAFASKALNGNSYKAAELEERIDATSSWLASGEQDFHADMLDSKKLCWLSQAKLEKATKKSCQTPRHDFFAALDVLTEVPEPDAVLLDQVAVHARDRVAESLVREKRRLGLWEFSDLLNDLDHALDPVLNGAASQRLASQIRHELPVALIDEFQDTDPVQYRIFRRIYPLAGHEASMAADDDEAPSTLMMIGDPKQAIYAFRGADIDTYLAARRVTPSRFTLPRNFRSSAAMVAAVNGLFAHHDAPFGSENIPFQPVAAQGTSTRLVMRHPDGHEASARALTLWWAQGERLSAEDHRREMSRACRAQIQALLEGASCLARGEPGLVFIDKKKAGSEGALADSDPRTVAARDIAVLVRNGREATAIRGALAEGGIRSVYLSEKSSVFDTPEAFELLQLFEAVSHPRDDRRLRAALATRLLADDLSLVEHLAVDELAWEREVERFDGYHRDWQRRGVLPMLRGVMRDFRVGERLAARAGGERALTDVLHLGELAQNAAQRLDGEQALLRWWHQALESGHEALDSDSLSQRLESDEGLVRVVTIHKSKGLEYPIVMLPFMASFRAAEPDKSFGLLALKQRWLAPPETREGADGIADDEMGDDAADDSILVKKPSAEAVAAADQARLMEDVRLLYVALTRPKFACWLGLAPIGKGGFSKQLSLPSTAVGYLLGLSETPDVDAGGVEAALRRWCDKQPGEGLAQLAPLPQPPAHVYVPPAERDQHFKGARHFSGGIEDDWWIASYTALLTDARLVTAPVASDGNTDNTDSERVPEGATELALEEGERGLTRPDREVVGQSGPLLAGGLPMTVGDINLHDFPRGPRPGTFLHGLLEAVDLDRLGDADYHAELDHLVGSRLHFGGFDASWQSRLTDWLEQALTRPLNGFEGEPIHLNRLEAWLPELEFWLPAVHARSLPLDALVTAIEPLPRSRPKLAPRRMHGMLKGFIDLTFQSGGRWYVLDWKSNYLGERPEDYLGESLARAMVEHRYDLQYVLYTLALHRLLKARLGEGYDYERDMGGVLYVFLRGLDATQADDPVDDPVDDAAKGKATPGIFQRRPSQALIQALDTWLAGDDTALNALLQDVARAPLSPQDSETFQQGAFDV